From a region of the Solanum stenotomum isolate F172 chromosome 2, ASM1918654v1, whole genome shotgun sequence genome:
- the LOC125856999 gene encoding protein N-terminal glutamine amidohydrolase, whose protein sequence is MSTSNLELEVSSSLAAPSLQVPTFHHTPYYCEENIYLLCKKLCDDGLADPDGSDLFVIFISNEKKQIPLWHQKASQRAEGVILWDYHAICVQKKRNENSSSLVWDLDSSLPFPSPLGTYVADSIRPSIQIFSEFKRFFRVVHAPIFLRHFASDRRHMKDSAGNWIAEPPSHEAIVAEDGAVHNLNEYITVSPDDVVKNVEADTVNIVFSEKLGVVIGEDDLLGFFSLIS, encoded by the exons atgtcGACTTCAAATTTGGAATTGGAAGTGAGCTCTTCACTTGCAGCTCCTTCTCTGCAAGTTCCAACCTTTCATCATACCCCTTATTATTG TGAGGAAAACATCTACTTGCTATGCAAAAAGCTATGTGATGATGGGCTGGCAGATCCTGATGGTTCTGATCTGTTTGTTATTTTCATTTCCAATGAGAAGAAGCAG ATTCCTCTGTGGCATCAGAAGGCTAGCCAGCGAGCAGAGGGAGTTATTCTGTGGGACTATCATGCTATCTGTGTACAG AAAAAGAGAAATGAGAACTCTTCGTCACTAGTGTGGGATTTAGATTCAAGCCTTCCGTTTCCATCACCTCTTGGCACTTATGTCGCTGACAGCATTCGTCCATCAATTCAGATATTTTCAGAATTCAAAAG GTTTTTTCGAGTTGTGCATGCCCCTATATTCCTCCGACACTTCGCATCAGATAGAAGACATATGAAGGATTCTGCTGGAAACTGGATTGCTGAGCCGCCATCACATGAAGCTATTGTTGCTGAAG ATGGAGCTGTACACAACCTGAACGAGTACATTACAGTCTCTCCCGATGATGTAGTGAAGAATGTGGAAGCTGATACCGTCAATATTGTTTTCTCCGAGAAACTTGGTGTCGTAATTGGTGAAGATGATTTGTTGGGATTTTTCTCTTTGATCTCCTGA